The genomic stretch GGTTGCGGATATTCATTTTGATTATAAAATTGCACTTAAAGTTGCCGACTTAGGTATTGATTGTTTACGCATCAATCCCGGTAATATTGGTTCGGAAGCCAAAATTCGCGAAGTGGTCGCAGCGGCCAAACATCATGATATTTCGATGCGAATTGGGGTGAATGCCGGTTCACTCGAAAAAGACTTACAACTCAAATATGGCGAGCCAACAGGGCAAGCCTTACTTGACTCTGCACTGCGTCATATCGATATTTTAGACCGTTTGAATTATCACGAATATAAAGTGTCGGTGAAAGCATCGAATGTGTTTTTGACCATGGATGCGTATCGTTTACTGTCCGCGCAAATCGATAATCCCTTGCATTTAGGCGTGACCGAAGCAGGGATCTATCGTACTGGTACGGTAAAATCGGCTGTGGCGCTTGGTGGTCTATTGATGGAAGGCATTGGTGACACCATGCGTATTTCATTGGCTGCTGAACCAGAAGATGAAGTAAAAGTTGGTTTCGATATTTTAAAATCACTGGGTTTGCGCTCAAATGGCATTAATTTTATTGCCTGTCCAAGTTGTTCACGTCAAGAATTTAATGTGATTAAAGTGATGCAACAACTTGAAGAGCGTTTAGAAGATGTTCGTACACCTATGGATGTCTCGGTGATTGGTTGTAAGGTGAATGGTCCCGGTGAGGCCAAAGAAGCCGACATTGGTGTGGTAGGTGCGAGCCCACGTTCACTGGTGTATCATAACGGCGAAAAGAGCCACTTAATTGATACGGATCAGTTGGTTGAAGAGATTGAAACCATGGTTCGTCAACGAGTGAAAACGCTTGAAGAAGCTAAATCTAAAGAGATTATTCGTAGTTCATCATGAGTTCAATTGTCGCAATCAAAGGTTTTAATGACATTCTCCCTGCACAAACTGCAGCGTGGAGACGTGTAGAGCAGCATTTAGCATCGCTTATGGATGCTTATGGCTATCAACAAATTCGTTTGCCAATCGTTGAGCAGACGCATCTGTTCAAGCGCACAATTGGCGATGCAACGGATATTGTTGAAAAAGAAATGTACACTTTCTTAGACCGCGGCACACCGCCTGAGTCTTTGACGCTGCGTCCTGAAGGAACAGCGGGTTGTGTGCGTGCCATGCTTGAACATAATTTACTGCGCGGTGCAACACCCCGTGTGTGGTATATCGGGCCAATGTTCCGTTATGAAAAACCACAAAAGGGCCGTTATCGTCAGTTCCACCAATTTGGTGTGGAAACCTTTGGTGTGGCAACCCCAGATATGGATGCTGAACTGATTTTATTAACAGCGCGTCTGTGGAAGCGTTTGGGCGTTTCAGATAAAGTCCGTTTGGAAATTAATACGTTAGGTGAGTTGGATGAGCGTAATGCTTATCGTAGTGCCTTGGTTGAGTTTTTAACTGCGCATCAAGATGACCTTGATGAAGATTCTAAGCGTCGTTTGAGTACCAATCCACTGCGTATTTTAGACTCTAAAGATGCCAAAACTCAGCAGATTCTAGAAAATGCACCGAAGTTGCATGACTTTATGCAACAAGACACCATGCAGCATTTTGCACAGTTGCAGCAGTACTTAATGGATGCTGGCATCGAATTTGTGATTAATCAAAAACTGGTTCGCGGTTTAGATTATTATAATAAAACGGTATTTGAATGGACCACCACCCATTTAGGCTCACAAGGCACAGTTTGTGCGGGTGGCCGTTATGATGGTTTGGTTGGACAGCTGAAAGGTAAGCCTGAGCAGACTGTACCCGCAGTTGGTTTTGCAATGGGTATTGAGCGTTTATTGCTGTTACTTGAGTTGCTTGAAAACAACCATACTGTCCGTGACTGTGAAGTATTTTTACTCTCCGATCCTGCATTACAAGCCAAAACGTTGATTTTGGCCGAGCAAATTCGCGATCAATTGGAGCAGGCACAGTCTGAGATTCGGGTGAAAGTTGGTTCATTGGGTTCGATGAAAAGCCAAATGAAAAAAGCCGATCAATCAGGGGCGGTATATGCCTTGATTTTGGGTGAGCGTGAATGGGAAATGCAGCAGCTTTCGGTCAAAACTTTGGCGACTGCTGAGCAAGGTGAAGTGGCGATTACAGCGATTGTGCCATTTTTAATTGAGAAATTTGCTTCACAATAATTTAAAAATCATAAACAAAAGGGTAGTCTTATGAGCGCAATGACGGAAGAAGAACAACTTGATCGTTTGAAGTCGTCTTTTAAAAAATATGGCTCTACCGCGGTGAGTGGTGTTTTAATTGCGCTGATTGCTTTTTTCGGCTGGCAGTATTGGCAGAAAAAGAACTACGCTCAAGAACAAATCCAAACCGCAAAAATACAACAGCTCATGGAACAAGCGGGCGCAATGCAGCAAGATCCAAATGCATTTGGTGCATTGGTGGCGACTGCTGATCAAATTGTGAAAGCGGATCCAGACTCTGTGCAAGCGTTGCAATCACAACTTGTAATGGCACGGGTTGCCTATGACAAAGCCGATTATGCCACGGCTGAGCGAGAGCTCAATAAGGTTGCACAAAGTAAAATTAAGGATGAAGGTTTGTTGGCCATTGTGAATATTGGCTTGGCAGACAGTCAGTTGGCGCAAAAGAAATATGATGCTGCGTTACAAACGTTGTCTACAGTGACGGTACCTGCTTTTAAAGCAACAGTAGAAGAAGCGCGCGGTGATGTATATGTCGCGAAGAACGATACTGAAAATGCAAAAAAAGCTTATCAGAGCGCATGGGATACGTTAGTTGAACGCAAACAAGAGCGTCAAATTTTACAAATTAAACTCGAAAGTGTTGGCGTATTAGTCGATGATCCTGATCTTGAACGCCCAATCTTACAATCACAGGTGGATGAGTCTTAATGGATAAAAAATATACAATTCCTTTTGCCTTAGCAATATTGTCAGCAGCGCTTATCGGTTGTTCAGGCAATAAGGTCAAACAAGAAAAGATTAAACCAAATCCATTACCAAAATTGGCTCAAGCCACCAGTTTGGTTCCAGTATTTAGTCAAAGTGTGGCATCGACCAGTAAAGAAGATCCACTGCGTTTGCAACTTGCTGCAGATCAGGGTGTGATTTTTCTACTGAATCCCAATGGTAGCGTGTCTGCTTATAAAGGTAAGCAACGTCTTTGGGAAAAGCGCGTTACTAAACAAGAGCTCAGTTCTGGTGTTTCGGCAGCAGAAGGGGTTGTCGTTGTTGGGAACAGAAAAGGCCAGCTTTTCGCACTTGATCAAACGACAGGTGAGCAAAAGTGGACTGCACAGTTATCGGGTGCCCTGATTAGTCCAGCGTTGATTCATACTGGACGTGCCATTGTGGTTGCCAATGATGGGACTGTTTTTGCTTATGATGTTCAAACAGGTCAACAAGCATGGACCTATAAATTGCCGAGTGTGCAGTTTAGTTTGCGTGGACAAGCAGCACCGATTGTAATCGATGCAGGAACTGTCGCGATTGGTACAGCCAACGGCTATATCTATGCGATTGACAGTTTAACGGGTGTGCCGCGGATGCAACGTCGTGTTGCTGTGACCGAAGGCCGTTCAGATATTCAGCGTTTGTTGGATATTACTGGTGACCCTGTGGTTGCAGGACAATTCTTGGTGACCACAAGTTTCCAAGGACAAGTCAC from Acinetobacter pullicarnis encodes the following:
- the ispG gene encoding flavodoxin-dependent (E)-4-hydroxy-3-methylbut-2-enyl-diphosphate synthase, with the protein product MIENPIKRRPTRKIRVGSVYVGGDAPISIQSMTNTETCDIDATVAQIQRCADAGVDIMRVSVPTMQAAEAMGEIRKRVTVPLVADIHFDYKIALKVADLGIDCLRINPGNIGSEAKIREVVAAAKHHDISMRIGVNAGSLEKDLQLKYGEPTGQALLDSALRHIDILDRLNYHEYKVSVKASNVFLTMDAYRLLSAQIDNPLHLGVTEAGIYRTGTVKSAVALGGLLMEGIGDTMRISLAAEPEDEVKVGFDILKSLGLRSNGINFIACPSCSRQEFNVIKVMQQLEERLEDVRTPMDVSVIGCKVNGPGEAKEADIGVVGASPRSLVYHNGEKSHLIDTDQLVEEIETMVRQRVKTLEEAKSKEIIRSSS
- the hisS gene encoding histidine--tRNA ligase produces the protein MSSIVAIKGFNDILPAQTAAWRRVEQHLASLMDAYGYQQIRLPIVEQTHLFKRTIGDATDIVEKEMYTFLDRGTPPESLTLRPEGTAGCVRAMLEHNLLRGATPRVWYIGPMFRYEKPQKGRYRQFHQFGVETFGVATPDMDAELILLTARLWKRLGVSDKVRLEINTLGELDERNAYRSALVEFLTAHQDDLDEDSKRRLSTNPLRILDSKDAKTQQILENAPKLHDFMQQDTMQHFAQLQQYLMDAGIEFVINQKLVRGLDYYNKTVFEWTTTHLGSQGTVCAGGRYDGLVGQLKGKPEQTVPAVGFAMGIERLLLLLELLENNHTVRDCEVFLLSDPALQAKTLILAEQIRDQLEQAQSEIRVKVGSLGSMKSQMKKADQSGAVYALILGEREWEMQQLSVKTLATAEQGEVAITAIVPFLIEKFASQ
- a CDS encoding YfgM family protein, whose product is MSAMTEEEQLDRLKSSFKKYGSTAVSGVLIALIAFFGWQYWQKKNYAQEQIQTAKIQQLMEQAGAMQQDPNAFGALVATADQIVKADPDSVQALQSQLVMARVAYDKADYATAERELNKVAQSKIKDEGLLAIVNIGLADSQLAQKKYDAALQTLSTVTVPAFKATVEEARGDVYVAKNDTENAKKAYQSAWDTLVERKQERQILQIKLESVGVLVDDPDLERPILQSQVDES
- the bamB gene encoding outer membrane protein assembly factor BamB, which gives rise to MDKKYTIPFALAILSAALIGCSGNKVKQEKIKPNPLPKLAQATSLVPVFSQSVASTSKEDPLRLQLAADQGVIFLLNPNGSVSAYKGKQRLWEKRVTKQELSSGVSAAEGVVVVGNRKGQLFALDQTTGEQKWTAQLSGALISPALIHTGRAIVVANDGTVFAYDVQTGQQAWTYKLPSVQFSLRGQAAPIVIDAGTVAIGTANGYIYAIDSLTGVPRMQRRVAVTEGRSDIQRLLDITGDPVVAGQFLVTTSFQGQVTAMDLNQQMVVWSEDASSIVGPAVYDNKVFVSKTNGTLVAYDLMSGQTLWENDQLLNRNLSNPVILGSTLVVGDLDGVLHLVDPNSGLLVGRSSTSGDVRSLRVIDGQLYVATRKGALSVWQNR